One part of the Musa acuminata AAA Group cultivar baxijiao chromosome BXJ1-5, Cavendish_Baxijiao_AAA, whole genome shotgun sequence genome encodes these proteins:
- the LOC135673668 gene encoding protein PHOSPHATE STARVATION RESPONSE 2-like, with protein sequence MEAHSALPARKVNVEQLCTSGGSGVVSSSLPVLPTTVEEFPKLPDSQNILTGKQIRSDQLTSHYTPFVADSGNVQPLYPSPSGFSSDLDISSILPHERHTNSTLLVSQSLNEVCLPSAYSSYTGAFQVSTSNIPKDPTEVTWCPDSDQGILNCSDDGITGNNQIQSNSIVMSDDLNKQNEWWSEIMNEDWEELLNDKTVAESQPKVVYPAAQNMSVHQLQTHQSVPCHSGEISAVTGPLSTATAAATKPRMRWTPELHECFVNAVNQLGGSEKATPKGVLKLMKVEGLTIYHVKSHLQKYRTARYRPDLSEGMSEKKITQSQEIPSLDLKTGIDLTEALRLQMEVQKQLHEQLEIQRNLQLRIEEQGKYLQMMFDKQCKTTMDKLHAPSTVEEPSNISSELTQSTAKIEFPDAGSNPIDSNKTEITEQIGNKRKMPDVEPSNHKDVDAVTDSPSSAAKCARVDDEEA encoded by the exons ATGGAAGCACATTCGGCTCTACCAGCGAGGAAGGTAAATGTGGAGCAACTCTGTACTTCTGGAGGCTCTGGCGTTGTCTCATCATCTCTACCTGTTCTACCAACCACCGTGGAAGAGTTCCCTAAATTACCAGATTCCCAGAATATTTTAACGGGGAAACAAATAAGAAGTGATCAATTGACTTCCCATTACACTCCTTTTGTTGCTGACAGTGGAAATGTTCAACCCTTGTACCCATCACCTTCTGGATTTTCTTCAGATCTTGATATTTCTTCGATTCTTCCCCATGAGAGGCATACAAACAGTACTCTCCTTGTCAGTCAGTCACTGAATGAAGTCTGTTTGCCTTCAGCCTATTCTTCATATACAGGTGCTTTTCAAGTATCAACTAGTAACATCCCTAAAGATCCAACTGAAGTCACATGGTGTCCAGATTCAGATCAGGGCATTCTTAATTGTTCAGATGATGGCATCACTGGGAACAATCAAATCCAAAGCAACTCAATTGTGATGTCTGATGACCttaataagcaaaatgaatggTGGAGTGAGATAATGAATGAAGATTGGGAGGAGCTTCTAAATGACAAAACTGTTGCTGAATCTCAACCAAAG GTTGTCTACCCAGCTGCCCAGAATATGTCAGTGCACCAATTGCAAACCCATCAGTCTGTTCCATGTCATTCTGGAGAGATTAGTGCTGTCACTGGTCCGTTGTCTACTGCTACTGCTGCAGCAACCAAGCCACGCATGAGGTGGACCCCAGAGCTCCATGAATGTTTCGTAAATGCTGTCAACCAACTTGGTGGCAGTGAAA AAGCAACACCTAAAGGAGTACTGAAACTCATGAAAGTGGAAGGCTTGACAATATACCATGTGAAAAGTCATCTACAG AAATACAGAACAGCTCGCTATAGGCCAGACTTATCGGAAG GGATGTCAGAAAAGAAGATTACTCAGAGTCAGGAAATACCTTCCCTAGATCTGAAGAC AGGTATTGATCTCACTGAAGCACTGCGACTTCAGATGGAAGTTCAGAAACAGCTTCATGAACAACTCGAG ATTCAGAGAAATctgcagctgagaattgaggagcAAGGGAAGTACCTGCAGATGATGTTTGATAAGCAATGCAAGACGACCATGGACAAGCTCCATGCTCCATCCACCGTGGAAGAACCATCAAACATCTCTTCTGAGCTGACACAATCTACTGCCAAGATTGAGTTCCCAGATGCAGGAAGCAACCCTATTGATTCAAACAAGACAGAGATCACTGAGCAAATAGGTAACAAGCGGAAGATGCCTGATGTTGAACCTTCCAATCACAAGGATGTGGATGCTGTTACCGATTCCCCTTCATCAGCGGCAAAATGTGCGAGAGTCGATGATGAGGAGGCATGA
- the LOC135673669 gene encoding uncharacterized protein LOC135673669, translating into MGLLEVSLPIDPVKQDVGTEESRLRLIRTRETRSSNLVHSPKTYRSLLQGSEAKFSQELIFSCSSTRSTSSDLSASPAHSFVTSALVYCVWESSMPYFLFVVDDDGGDVYVAHPLKISPSVDKSLDYIYLFHSWKASRTASNKNVSNASHVVGKMKVSSSLIVNSRRSKFMEIEFVLFGANEEYSKEKEKPLSNVKKSNGQSKKVVEMFRPSHSSMHNPKLKFGESGSRFEDLWQFFSNELQTIYESDCADQLTNGFPPNLELAAIVVGDHRYNSSKDVAFGGWGLKFLEKVELNDADFSQGVPSSSSKSCKEKSESDRKKTARNVTVLVPDGFHGGPVAEFGGPSNLIDRWKTNGHCDCGGWDAGCPIKILNSESNSSKILPQAEMGEDHKSFELFIEGHKHGEPAFQLLNVSKDTYVVNVQPTLSALQSFSIGVAVIHSQTPDLYPNL; encoded by the exons ATGGGCCTTTTGGAAGTCTCATTGCCGATTGATCCAGTCAAGCAAGATGTTGGTACAGAAGAAAGTAGACTAAGATTAATCAGAACCAGAGAGACGCGGTCCTCAAATTTGGTACACTCTCCTAAGACTTATAGATCATTGTTACAAGGATCTGAAGCAAAATTCTCTCAAGAGTTGATCTTTTCTTGCTCAAGTACCAGATCAACTTCCTCTGACCTGTCTGCTTCACCGGCACATAGCTTTGTCACCTCAGCGCTTGTTTACTGTGTCTGGGAAAGTAGCATGCCTTATTTCTTATTTGTTGTAGATGATGATGGAGGTGACGTATATGTGGCTCATCCTCTGAAGATTAGTCCCTCTGTTGATAAGTCCCTGGATTACATTTATCTGTTCCATTCATGGAAAGCAAGCAGAACTGCATCAAACAAAAATGTTTCTAATGCTTCACATGTTGTTGGAAAGATGAAGGTATCGAGTTCTTTAATTGTGAATTCCAGAAGATCTAAATTCATGGAAATTGAGTTTGTTTTATTTGGTGCCAATGAAGAATAttcgaaagaaaaggaaaagccaTTATCAAATGTCAAGAAAAGTAATGGGCAATCCAAAAAGGTGGTTGAGATGTTTAGGCCAAGTCATTCATCCATGCACAATCCTAAACTTAAGTTTGGCGAATCAGGTTCTCGGTTTGAGGACCTGTGGCAATTTTTTTCTAATGAGTTACAAACTATTTATGAATCAGATTGTGCAGATCAGCTCACAAATGGTTTCCCACCCAATCTTGAATTGGCGGCAATAGTTGTCGGAGATCACAGATATAATAGCTCAAAAGATGTAGCTTTTGGTGGTTGGGGCCTCAAATTCCTTGAGAAAGTTGAACTCAATGATGCTGATTTTTCTCAAGGGGTGCCATCATCTTCTTCCAAAAGTTGTAAAGAGAAATCCGAAAGTGATAGGAAGAAGACTGCCAGGAATGTGACTGTTTTAGTTCCGGATGGATTTCATGGAGGACCAGTTGCCGAATTTGGTGGTCCTTCTAATCTTATTGATAGATGGAAGACAAATGGACATTGTGACTGTGGGGGGTGGGATGCTGGGTGTCCTATAAAAATACTAAACAGTGAGTCTAACAGTTCAAAGATTTTGCCCCAGGCAGAGATGGGAGAGGATCACAAGTCATTTGAACTATTTATAGAG GGTCATAAGCATGGAGAACCTGCTTTCCAATTGTTGAATGTGAGCAAAGACACATACGTCGTTAATGTTCAGCCAACTCTATCGGCTCTTCAGTCTTTCTCCATAGGAGTTGCAGTCATCCATTCCCAGACACCAGATCTGTATCCAAATTTGTGA
- the LOC135674964 gene encoding uncharacterized protein LOC135674964, whose protein sequence is MLQNMIEQNPEGLLIEGISSPIAAQLLDFCEDDDGRAAGDLFPGSDYQQHQPILFAPYDDVSSSTAAATTAASTPLCCYPGDDASFSPFPSFYALLDASPPRPDPDPEPDLAHYPSSSSSSSNPPPPPAILSVPPPPYSGDPFDQLVTTDAISSEYPFDHGLVVPVPAAGPSASQQQHPHAAYEEERYSAARGMQQSSELVRLEAPPCGFIEGVGIGALYCGGMLYGGERPQGLSGGGMPVLGPVNVSDSSGLGPYGQDAMPHMYSSGDLQVLGGGSQHLMGGCSGNQPPAPLPTSDVAPLDDSAYKVGRLSVEERKEKIHRYMRKRNERNFSKKIKYACRKTLADSRPRVRGRFAKNDELGEVARLSSSSHEFDDDEEAVVKEEDILDSSDILAHISGVNSFKYNYTLESWI, encoded by the exons ATGTTGCAGAACATGATCGAACAGAATCCCGAGGGGCTCTTAATT GAGGGTATCTCCAGCCCCATCGCCGCTCAGCTTCTCGACTTCTGCGAAGACGACGACGGCAGAGCGGCCGGTGACCTCTTCCCAGGCTCCGATTACCAGCAGCACCAGCCCATCCTCTTCGCGCCTTATGACGACGTgtcctcctccaccgccgccgccacgaCGGCCGCCAGCACACCGCTTTGCTGCTACCCCGGTGACGACGCCTCGTTCTCCCCCTTCCCCTCCTTCTACGCCCTCCTCGACGCCTCTCCACCCcggcccgatcccgatcccgagccCGACCTCGCCCActacccttcctcctcctcctcgtcctcgaaCCCCCCTCCTCCTCCGGCGATTCTCTCGGTCCCGCCACCTCCGTACTCGGGGGATCCGTTCGATCAGCTCGTGACGACGGATGCCATCTCCAGCGAGTACCCGTTCGACCACGGGTTGGTGGTCCCGGTGCCGGCGGCGGGGCCCTCAGCGAGCCAGCAGCAGCACCCTCATGCGGCGTACGAGGAGGAGCGCTACTCGGCGGCGAGGGGAATGCAGCAGTCGTCAGAGCTGGTGAGGCTGGAAGCGCCGCCGTGCGGGTTCATCGAAGGGGTTGGAATCGGGGCGCTGTACTGCGGCGGGATGCTGTACGGCGGCGAGCGGCCACAGGGACTCTCCGGTGGAGGAATGCCGGTGCTGGGCCCGGTCAACGTGTCGGATAGCAGCGGTCTGGGGCCGTACGGCCAGGACGCGATGCCCCACATGTACAGCTCCGGCGACTTGCAG GTTCTTGGCGGAGGCAGCCAGCATCTGATGGGAGGATGCAGTGGCAACCAACCCCCGGCGCCGCTGCCGACATCCGACGTCGCACCGTTGGATGACTCCGCCTACAAAGTTGGCCGCTTGTCCgtggaggagaggaaggagaagatccACCGGTACATGAGGAAGCGCAACGAAAGAAACTTCAGCAAGAAGATCAAG TATGCATGTCGGAAAACTTTAGCAGACAGCCGACCTCGAGTCCGGGGAAGGTTTGCGAAGAATGACGAGCTCGGAGAGGTGGCAAGACTGAGCTCCAGCAGCCATGAATTCGACGACGACGAAGAA GCGGTCGTCAAGGAGGAAGACATCCTCGACTCCTCTGACATCCTTGCACATATCAGCGGGGTGAACTCGTTCAAGTACAACTACACCCTTGAATCCTGGATATGA
- the LOC135673670 gene encoding plasmodesmata-located protein 3-like, whose product MGIPRAHHRRHSSPPPSYSFAFPLLRVALTLTVLCLARLSPAAAGSLYNLVYKGCANQTFSGGGAAYGQTLAALSSSLTAQASNSKFYKTTASAYGGQSIFGLFQCRSDLSPSDCSDCVGRLPPMWSSLCGDAAAARVQLAGCYAMYQVSGFPQVSGTQMLYKTCGSGGGGGDFEVKRDTAFSQLQSGVAGGQGFYATSYGSVYTMAQCEGDLSTGDCSDCVAQAIQKSEVECGGAASGQVYLDKCYISYSYYANGVTTAGGGGSVRGQTGKTVAIVVGGAAGVGFFIICLLFARSVMKKKEDY is encoded by the exons ATGGGCATCCCCAGAGCCCACCACCGCCGccactcttctcctcctccaagctattcattcGCATTTCCACTGCTAAGAGTAGCCCTCACCCTCACAGTACTCTGCCTTGCCCGCCTGTCACCAGCCGCCGCCGGCAGCCTCTACAACCTGGTCTACAAGGGCTGCGCCAACCAGACGTTTTCCGGTGGAGGCGCTGCCTACGGCCAGACCCTGGCCGCCCTCTCCTCCTCCCTGACCGCCCAGGCCTCCAACTCCAAGTTCTACAAGACCACTGCCTCTGCCTACGGCGGCCAGTCCATCTTCGGCCTCTTCCAGTGCCGCAGCGACCTCTCCCCCTCCGACTGCTCCGACTGCGTCGGCCGTCTCCCCCCCATGTGGTCGTCTCTCTGCGGCGACGCCGCCGCCGCACGCGTCCAGCTCGCCGGATGCTACGCTATGTACCAGGTGTCCGGCTTCCCGCAGGTCTCCGGCACCCAGATGCTCTACAAGACATGCGGGTCCGGCGGAGGCGGGGGCGACTTCGAGGTTAAGCGGGACACGGCCTTCAGCCAGCTCCAGAGCGGCGTAGCCGGCGGGCAAGGGTTCTACGCCACCAGCTATGGATCCGTCTACACCATGGCGCAGTGCGAGGGCGACCTTTCCACCGGCGACTGCAGCGATTGCGTGGCCCAGGCCATCCAGAAGTCGGAGGTAGAGTGCGGCGGCGCCGCCTCTGGCCAGGTCTACCTCGACAAATGCTACATTAGCTACAGCTACTACGCCAATGGCGTCACCACCGCCGGTGGCGGCGGCAGCGTTCGAG GGCAAACAGGGAAGACAGTGGCCATAGTGGTGGGAGGGGCAGCAGGAGTGGGCTTCTTCATCATCTGCCTGTTGTTTGCCAGGAGTGTGATGAAAAAGAAAGAAG ATTATTGA